TTTGAATCGATCGGAACTTATGCCAATCATCATCGGGTAATCCAATAACCGACAATTGTATTTGCATATTCCCCATACAGCGACGGCAGTCGTGACCCCAAACAAAATACAGTCAGTATACGGTTATAAAGTACCCTCTGTTCCCGTATTCTCCTTAGTCTGCTCGTCGTTACCCGAGAAGTTACTTGCCACACGCAGCTAGCCGATATGGAAACCGCAACTTGAACTCAAGTTGCCGTCAACGCGTGCCACCAACCGCAAAACAAAACGGATCAAGAAGTTAACTGAATGGAGATATGGAAGGCAAGCCAGACCTTAAAGTTATGAGATCTGTTAAAAAACAATGCGATGTTTAAATTGCCATTAAATGTAGGAGTTAAGCACATTAAGTATAATATTCTacaattaaaaagaaaaattttttttttttttattttttttatttgcaatctGTCTTGGTAGACAATAAGCAAATTTGGTAgctttaaataattatataaccggataaaaaaaaatacacaaatagTCCATTGTATCAACTAACGCAACTTAAGGGGTTCTCCTCTGATCTCCAAACAAATTGGGTTTGGGCGCGGTATATTCCTCTCGTCTAGTGCGTTAAACAATACGACAATTTTATAACGTCCTCGAAGAAGAGGTCCACGAAAATTCTCAAATTTCAGTCTGAGATCGAAGGGCTCGTGTGCCAGAAGGGTCTGTAAGAAATCGgaatatttgcaaaatattttacaaacgAACTGTAGTGTTGCTTGCGACACCAAACTGGGATTACTCCACACTTGCACACAAGCATATGAATAATCTGCATCCCATATGGGAACTCCATGCTATTATATTCCACCATATTTGGTTGTCAAATTGCTTGAACTCCACTTACATCAGGCCCTCTGAAGCACTTCTTTTCCACCTCATGGCGATTGATAATAAACCTTGTCCAATACTTATACCAATACTGGTTCTTGTCGTACATGATGGAGCAAAAGTTTTGGGTGGCCATGCTAAAGACAGTGGGCTCCCAATTGCCGCGGTTGAAGTGAAATAAATCAAGTCTCGCCTACACGGATGCAAGAGTTTTGATATTAGAATCCAGGATTATTCCGAAAGTGCAGTTTGTGTTACAGTAATCCGATCGGTGGGCTGCACATCCCACACGACGGTGGCGTTCCCGGATACGTGGAGTATATCCCCTTCCTGGTCGACTACAATATCGTCTAAGTTGACTGCCTGGTGGATGTTGATGGATCCGGGCGGACCCTCAGTGCACGGCGAAAATATGTCCGGATCCTCGAGCAATAATTCGTAGTCTGTGGCCCAGGAACTGGTCACTCCGAATAAGAGCAGCAGCACAAATAACATGATGACCATAAAACCGAAAAGTGTTAGATCAAACCCTTTTATAGCCAATGCCACAATGGAATTGTTTGATATGTTTGATTTATACAACTTATAATATGATGACATCTAATCATGGTATGCCATCGTACATCGATTCAACACGCAACAATGTAACAACCATCCTGTTAATCAGACATTGTCAAATTCGAACAATATAATTGGTAAATCAACGTTATGCGAGCCTTGAAAATATTCGTGATTAAACATTGTAAAACAAGACATTGTATTAATAATGACACTCGGGCCAGAAAAAACCCAGtttgaaacaaaaaacaaattccaaATTCCCCAAAGTtccatttttttataattctgATAATTCGATAAAAAGTTTAAACAAGAAAGGGGATAGTAAAGTCGATTttcttgactatcagataacCGGGTGATCGTGTGAGTTGTGGGCGGTGTGTGGTCGTTGGAGTGGAAGAAGGTGTCGTAGTGGCAATCTTCTGAAACTGCATCTATATAAATCTGCATGCCTAATCTTATCAATATAGCTTTCATAGatcaaacgaaaaaaaaagacCATGGCCAGATTTAGTCGGCTTTCACCctgatcaaaaatatttatacgtCATAGGTTCGCTGCACCTTTTAATCAAGTACAGAATAGttgatatattttatttaagattGCTCTTTTTCTTccaaaatatgtatatattggcTTTATAATGTTTGTTAGGCTATTGATGTCGCGCCTTGAACAGATTAAGCCCTCAATTAGTTTATCTTCTCGGCCTCTCCCCTGATTTCGAAGCAAATGGAATTACGGCGCGGCACATCCTTCTCATCGACAGCCTCAAAGGTGACCACAGCTTTGTAACGACCCCTGAGAGTTGCACCACGAATGTCCGTTAGACGCAGCTGCAGATCGAATGGATTGTGCCTCAGAACGGTCTGCAATGGAATCCCATGGTTAAATTCAATGCGCCAGAGATGGACTGTTTTGTTTGCAGGGACAACTCACACCACGCGTTTTAAAGCACTTCTCCATCACCTCGTCGCGGTTCGAAATGTGTTTGGTCCAGTACTTAAACCACGACTGATTCTCATCAAACATTGAGGCGCAGAAGTCCGGCGTGGCCATGCTAAATACAGTTGGTTCCCAGCTGCCGCGGCTGTAGTGCATTATTGCAAACCTGGCCTTAAGAGCAATTGCTTATTATTAGTCTTATTTCGTTTAAGGAATGCGGGCATTACGGATATGCGATCTGTGGGCTCCACATCCCAGATTGAGGTGACACTCTCGGACAGGTGAATGACGTCCATGTCCTGGTCGATTACCAGATCGCCAATGTCGAAGGCATCGTGGAATCCAATCGATCCGGGCGGCGGTTCAGTGCAGGGTGAGAAGATATCAGAGTCCTCCAGCAACAGCTCGTAGTCCGCGGCCCAGGAACTAGCAAAGCCAAATACGAACAGCATGAGAGTTCTCATGATGACAATAGTATCACCTGGTGGGATGAGACCCTTTTATAGTAGCTGCCATCATGATCTCTTCTATCATGTTTCGCCATCATGTATCCACTCGACATGCGACAAAGTTACAatcattttgtttgtcagACATTATTTCAAATCGACATTTAAAGCAAGAAGCTCACTTTAACCATAACAAGTTTCGAGGAAACCAGTGTC
This genomic interval from Drosophila mauritiana strain mau12 chromosome 2R, ASM438214v1, whole genome shotgun sequence contains the following:
- the LOC117138297 gene encoding uncharacterized protein LOC117138297, giving the protein MVIMLFVLLLLFGVTSSWATDYELLLEDPDIFSPCTEGPPGSINIHQAVNLDDIVVDQEGDILHVSGNATVVWDVQPTDRITARLDLFHFNRGNWEPTVFSMATQNFCSIMYDKNQYWYKYWTRFIINRHEVEKKCFRGPDTLLAHEPFDLRLKFENFRGPLLRGRYKIVVLFNALDERNIPRPNPICLEIRGEPLKLR
- the LOC117138299 gene encoding uncharacterized protein LOC117138299, which encodes MRTLMLFVFGFASSWAADYELLLEDSDIFSPCTEPPPGSIGFHDAFDIGDLVIDQDMDVIHLSESVTSIWDVEPTDRISARFAIMHYSRGSWEPTVFSMATPDFCASMFDENQSWFKYWTKHISNRDEVMEKCFKTRGTVLRHNPFDLQLRLTDIRGATLRGRYKAVVTFEAVDEKDVPRRNSICFEIRGEAEKIN